From Dehalococcoidales bacterium, a single genomic window includes:
- the proB gene encoding glutamate 5-kinase, giving the protein MAEIRSEKSVSKTPTSCRRIVVKLGTSLLTGGSDHLNPEIMSGLVAQIARLHGQGLELVVVSSGAVAAGRHKLGVSRGRRGIPFKQVLASIGQGRLMNVYEQLFAEHDITVAQALLTRADLTDRAGYLNARNTLLALMELRVIGIVNENDVVAVDELHEARFGDNDNLSAMVANLIDADLLLILTDIAGLYTADPQRHPDACLIPQVERINAEIESLAFDGTGKLGVGGMATKIEAAKLATASGVKVVIADGREADIMTRLVNGEAVGTCFLPNVSQLESRERWLLSGLNTRGKLVVDSGAALALKKQNRSLLAAGIVQIGGKFSRGDTVNIYDTQGVRLGCGITNYSSADIALIKGAHSRKIVDLLGYDYGSEVVHRNNLVIL; this is encoded by the coding sequence ATGGCTGAAATCAGAAGTGAAAAATCCGTCTCAAAGACTCCGACCTCCTGCCGGCGGATAGTGGTCAAGCTGGGCACCAGTCTGCTCACCGGCGGCAGTGACCACCTGAACCCGGAAATAATGTCCGGGCTGGTTGCCCAGATAGCCCGGCTGCACGGGCAGGGGCTGGAGCTGGTCGTGGTCTCTTCCGGGGCCGTCGCCGCCGGGCGCCATAAGCTGGGAGTGAGCCGGGGCCGGCGGGGCATCCCTTTTAAACAGGTGCTGGCTTCCATAGGACAGGGCCGGTTGATGAACGTCTATGAGCAACTGTTTGCTGAACATGATATCACGGTAGCCCAGGCTTTACTGACCAGGGCGGACCTGACTGACCGCGCCGGTTACCTTAACGCCCGCAATACCCTGCTCGCCTTAATGGAGCTCAGAGTTATCGGTATCGTCAATGAAAATGACGTTGTTGCCGTGGATGAACTCCACGAAGCCAGGTTCGGCGATAACGACAATCTGTCCGCCATGGTCGCCAATCTAATCGATGCCGACCTGCTCCTGATATTGACCGATATTGCCGGGCTGTATACCGCCGACCCGCAGCGCCACCCGGACGCCTGCCTTATCCCACAGGTAGAGCGGATAAACGCTGAAATCGAAAGCCTGGCTTTCGATGGTACTGGCAAGCTGGGCGTGGGGGGGATGGCGACCAAGATTGAGGCGGCGAAGCTGGCGACCGCATCCGGAGTAAAGGTAGTCATCGCCGACGGCAGAGAAGCTGATATTATGACACGGCTGGTCAATGGTGAGGCGGTAGGTACCTGCTTTCTGCCCAACGTCAGCCAGCTGGAAAGCCGGGAGCGGTGGCTATTAAGCGGTCTGAATACCCGGGGCAAGCTGGTGGTGGATAGCGGCGCGGCACTGGCACTGAAGAAGCAGAACCGCAGCCTGCTGGCGGCCGGTATAGTCCAGATTGGGGGCAAGTTCAGCCGCGGGGACACGGTCAATATCTATGACACCCAGGGGGTGCGTCTGGGATGCGGCATCACCAACTACAGTTCAGCGGATATCGCCCTCATCAAGGGGGCACACTCCCGGAAGATCGTCGACCTTCTCGGCTATGACTACGGCTCAGAGGTGGTGCACCGTAATAACCTGGTGATATTATAG